From Daucus carota subsp. sativus chromosome 6, DH1 v3.0, whole genome shotgun sequence, the proteins below share one genomic window:
- the LOC108226721 gene encoding plant cysteine oxidase 2-like, with amino-acid sequence MFVFLDPWIIVAELARLCLVTAYKVLWVFHWLCFEGFFSSVRWGFSREFANGALSAEARLAKVKVDADFIAPCDTSILYPTDGGNMHCFTVVTQCAVLDVLGPPYNDAEGRHCAYYIEHPLDHISDYRAQRHQTIYKYRR; translated from the exons ATGTTCGTCTTTCTCGACCCCTGGATAATTGTAGCAGAGTTGGCACGCCTTTGTTTAGTCACAGCTTACAAG GTTTTGTGGGTTTTTCATTGGTTGTGTTTCGAAGGTTTTTTTAGTTCTGTTAGGTGGGGTTTCTCTCGAGAATTTG CAAATGGAGCTCTTTCTGCTGAGGCAAGGTTGGCAAAGGTTAAGGTGGATGCCGATTTTATTGCTCCGTGCGATACTTCGATCCTTTATCCCACCGACGGAGGTAATATGCACTGCTTTACAGTTGTAACACAATGTGCAGTGCTAGATGTACTTGGACCACCATACAATGATGCCGAAGGGAGGCACTGTGCCTACTATATAGAGCACCCACTTGACCATATTTCAG ATTACAGAGCTCAGCGGCATCAGACAATATATAAATACCGAAGATAG